One genomic segment of Impatiens glandulifera chromosome 6, dImpGla2.1, whole genome shotgun sequence includes these proteins:
- the LOC124941152 gene encoding mavicyanin-like, which yields MAAMGAILIAFMLAALPAAFAIQHIVGGSDQLWVQGVDYDKWAQGEKFTVGDTLLFTYSSLHSVYQVTETNYGSCNTDSPIKRNSGGSTTVTLPTPGTYYFICATGGHCASGMKVAVTVPGASGTSPPSSGGSPPNTPPSSTTSSPPPPSGSTGYFRTVNCLVVMFSLFVAKVMWF from the exons ATGGCAGCAATGGGAGCTATTTTGATTGCGTTTATGCTAGCAGCGTTACCAGCGGCGTTTGCGATTCAGCATATCGTCGGCGGTAGTGATCAATTATGGGTTCAAGGGGTCGATTACGACAAATGGGCTCAAGGCGAAAAATTCACCGTCGGTGATACATTAC TCTTTACATACTCAAGCCTACATAGTGTATACCAAGTAACCGAAACCAACTACGGCAGTTGCAACACCGACAGCCCTATTAAAAGAAACTCCGGCGGCTCAACCACCGTGACCCTCCCCACTCCGGGCACATACTACTTTATTTGTGCTACCGGTGGCCATTGTGCCAGTGGCATGAAAGTTGCGGTGACGGTACCCGGAGCTTCCGGCACATCACCACCATCTTCCGGCGGCAGCCCTCCAAATACGCCGCCTTCTAGTACAACATCCTCTCCGCCACCGCCAAGTGGTTCAACCGGATACTTTAGGACTGTGAATTGTTTGGTTGTTATGTTTTCTTTGTTTGTAGCCAAGGTTATGTGGTTTTAG
- the LOC124942199 gene encoding protein mago nashi homolog 2, whose protein sequence is MAGEDSEEFYLRYYVGHKGKFGHEFLEFEFRPDGKLRYANNSNYKNDTMIRKEVFLTPSVLRECRRIVTDSELMKEDDNNWPEPDRVGRQELEIVMGNEHISFTTSKIGSLVDVQSSKDPEGLRIFYYLVQDLKCFVFSLISLHFKIKPI, encoded by the exons ATGGCAGGAGAAGATTCTGAAGAATTTTACCTTCGTTACTACGTTGGACACAAAGGAAAGTTCGGTCACGAGTTTTTGGAATTCGAATTCAGACCCGATGGTAAGCTCCGTTATGCAAACAACTCCAACTACAAGAACGACACCATGATCCGTAAAGAAGTCTTTCTTACTCCCTCCGTCCTCCGTGAATGCCGTCGCATTGTCACCGATAGCGAG CTTATGAAGGAAGATGATAATAACTGGCCAGAACCTGACCGTGTTGGGCGTCAAGAGCTTGAGATTGTTATGGGGAATGAACATATTTCCTTCACTACTTCAAAGATTGGATCTTTAGTCGATGTTCAGAGTAGCAAAGATCCTGAAGGACTTCGTATCTTTTACTATCTTGTTCAG GACTTGAAATGTTTTGTATTCTCACTCATATCTCTTCACTTCAAGATCAAACCTATTTGA
- the LOC124941900 gene encoding ELMO domain-containing protein C-like, translated as MDDRGGSFVAVRRLSQGLDRGNNLHSTSGAEAVAGSAAWLGRGLSCVCAQRRESDARPSFDLTPSQEECLVRLQNRIDVTYNSSIPEHQEALKALWKAAFPEEELVGLISEQWKEMGWQGKDPSTDFRGGGFISLENLLYFSRKFPDSFQDLLHKREGDRALWEYPFAVAGVNITFMLIQMLDLEAVKPRSFVGAIFLKLLLENESAFDLLYCITFKLMDHQWLSMHASYMDFNTVMKATRRQLERELLQEEVTRLEDLPSYGLLIRPSSYKI; from the exons ATGGACGATCGAGGAGGTTCGTTTGTTGCTGTGAGAAGGCTTTCTCAAGGTCTTGACCGTGGAAATAACTTGCACTCTACTTCTGGTG CTGAGGCTGTAGCAGGATCAGCGGCATGGCTTGGCAGAGGACTTTCATGTGTTTGTGCTCAACGGAGAGAAAGTGATGCACGCCCGTCATTTGATTTGACTCCATCACAG GAGGAATGCTTGGTAAGGCTACAGAATCGAATAGATGTCACCTACAATAGCTCAATACCTGAACATCAG GAGGCTTTGAAGGCTTTGTGGAAAGCTGCTTTCCCAGAGGAAGAACTTGTTGGACTGATATCTGAACAGTGGAAGGAAATGGGCTGGCAGGGAAAAGATCCATCTACAGACTTTAG GGGTGGCGGTTTCATATCACTAGAAAATTTGTTGTATTTCTCGAGAAAGTTTCCG GATTCTTTCCAAGATCTTCTTCACAAACGAGAAGGTGATCGAGCCTTATGGGAATATCCATTTGCTGTTGCTGGTGTAAATATCACATTTATGCTCATTCAAATGCTTGATCTCGAAGCAG TAAAGCCAAGGTCATTTGTGGGGGCAATCTTCTTGAAGCTTCTTCTTG AAAATGAATCAGCATTTGACCTTCTCTACTGCATTACGTTCAAGCTTATGGATCATCAATGGCTTTCGATGCATGCTTCTTATATGGATTTTAAT ACAGTAATGAAGGCGACTCGTCGTCAACTTGAAAGGGAGCTTTTGCAAGAAGAAGTAACTCGGCTTGAAGACTTACCATCGTATGGACTTCTTATTCGACCATCTAGTTATAAGATTTAG
- the LOC124942561 gene encoding nucleoside diphosphate kinase B-like, translated as MNVEQALAEKHYADLSSKPFFNGLLEYITSGAVVAMVWEGKNVVNAGRKINGATNPADSAPGTIRGDFAIDIGR; from the coding sequence ATGAATGTTGAACAAGCTTTGGCTGAGAAGCATTATGCTGATCTATCATCTAAACCGTTCTTCAATGGATTGCTTGAGTATATTACTTCTGGTGCTGTTGTTGCTATGGTTTGGGAAGGTAAGAATGTTGTTAATGCTGGAAGGAAGATTAATGGTGCAACTAATCCAGCAGATTCTGCTCCTGGAACTATCCGTGGAGATTTCGCTATTGATATTGGAAGGTAA
- the LOC124941929 gene encoding nucleoside diphosphate kinase B: MEQTFIMIKPDGVQRGLVGEIISRFEKKGFFLKGLKLLNVEQAFAEKHYADLSSKPFFNGLVEYIISGAVVAMVWEGKNVVTTGRKIIGATNPADSAPGTIRGDFSIDIGRNVIHGSDSVESGRKEIALWFPEGVAQWTSSSHKWIYE, translated from the exons ATGGAGCAAACTTTCATCATGATCAAGCCTGACGGTGTTCAAAGAGGACTG GTTGGTGAAATTATCAGTAGATTTGAAAAGAAAGGATTTTTTTTGAAAG GTTTGAAGTTATTGAATGTTGAACAAGCTTTTGCTGAGAAGCATTATGCTGATCTATCATCTAAACCGTTTTTCAATGGATTGGTTGAGTATATTATTTCTGGTGCTGTTGTTGCTATGGTTTGGGAAGGTAAGAATGTTGTTACTACTGGAAGGAAGATTATTGGTGCAACTAATCCTGCAGATTCTGCTCCTGGAACTATCCGTGGAGATTTCTCCATTGATATTGGAAG GAATGTGATTCATGGAAGTGATTCAGTTGAAAGTGGAAGGAAGGAGATTGCTTTGTGGTTTCCTGAAGGAGTTGCTCAATGGACTAGCAGCAGCCATAAATGGATCTATGAATGA